From the genome of Nakamurella flavida, one region includes:
- a CDS encoding helix-turn-helix transcriptional regulator: protein MSTTARALHLLSLLQAHRFWTGADLAARLEVSLRTLRRDVDQLRELGYPVTARPGVDGGYELAAGGALPPLVLDDEEAVALAVGLQAATQGSVAGMAEAAVQALAKVVQVMPAALRERVEALRAMTEPASWGAVRDPIDSRVLTTLAQACRDAERVTFGYTAAGRERAERAVEPFRLVSLGRRWYLVAYDLDRHDWRSFRLDRLDAPHRTGARFRPRDLPAQDAAAFVRAGVSRQAGEQMTVTAVVQAPAEEVRARIGSWSQVEARSDGSCLVTMTADVLDWPAMALGSVGAEFSVLGPPAFAAFLDQWSGRFARAVTGLTPRTAP, encoded by the coding sequence ATGTCCACCACCGCCCGCGCCCTGCATCTGCTGTCCCTGCTGCAGGCCCATCGGTTCTGGACGGGCGCCGATCTCGCCGCGCGGCTCGAGGTCTCCCTGCGGACGCTGCGTCGCGACGTGGACCAGCTGCGGGAGTTGGGCTATCCGGTGACGGCCCGGCCCGGCGTCGACGGCGGGTACGAGCTGGCGGCGGGGGGCGCACTGCCGCCGCTGGTGCTGGACGACGAGGAGGCGGTGGCGTTGGCCGTAGGTCTGCAGGCGGCCACCCAGGGGTCGGTCGCCGGGATGGCCGAGGCCGCCGTGCAGGCCCTGGCCAAGGTGGTGCAGGTGATGCCGGCGGCCCTGCGCGAGCGGGTGGAGGCGCTGCGGGCCATGACCGAACCGGCGAGCTGGGGGGCCGTCCGCGACCCGATCGACTCCCGGGTCCTCACCACCCTGGCCCAGGCCTGCCGGGACGCCGAGCGGGTCACCTTCGGATACACCGCGGCGGGCCGGGAGCGTGCCGAGCGGGCGGTGGAGCCGTTCCGGCTGGTTTCCCTGGGGCGGCGCTGGTATCTCGTCGCCTACGACCTCGACCGGCACGACTGGCGCAGTTTCCGGCTCGACCGGCTCGACGCGCCGCACCGGACGGGCGCGCGGTTCCGGCCGCGTGACCTGCCGGCGCAGGACGCGGCGGCGTTCGTCCGCGCCGGGGTGAGCCGGCAGGCGGGGGAGCAGATGACGGTCACCGCGGTCGTGCAGGCTCCGGCCGAGGAGGTGCGCGCGCGGATCGGATCGTGGTCGCAGGTGGAGGCGCGGTCCGACGGCAGCTGCCTGGTGACGATGACCGCGGACGTGCTGGACTGGCCGGCGATGGCCCTGGGTTCCGTCGGGGCGGAGTTCTCCGTGCTGGGCCCGCCCGCGTTCGCCGCGTTCCTGGACCAGTGGTCGGGTCGGTTCGCCCGGGCGGTCACCGGGCTCACGCCGCGAACGGCGCCGTGA
- a CDS encoding DinB family protein, whose translation MTSSPTTTDTAAATARDQSGEKADLLQALGQHRFFLTNTLREMTDEQAGARTTVSELCLGGLVKHVAATEAQWVRFILEGPAAMALSGDGDYEGDENGQEWAAAFSMNGTDTVESVLAQSQAVAERTAEVLAALPDLDASQPLPEAPWFPPGARWTARRVFIHLIAETAQHAGHADIIREAIDGAKSMG comes from the coding sequence ATGACGAGCTCCCCGACCACGACCGACACGGCCGCTGCCACCGCCCGCGATCAGTCCGGCGAGAAGGCCGACCTGCTGCAGGCGTTGGGCCAGCACCGCTTCTTCCTCACCAACACCCTGCGCGAGATGACCGACGAACAGGCCGGTGCCCGGACGACCGTCAGCGAGTTGTGCCTGGGCGGGCTGGTCAAGCACGTCGCCGCGACCGAGGCCCAGTGGGTGCGGTTCATCCTCGAGGGGCCGGCCGCGATGGCCCTCAGCGGGGACGGGGACTACGAGGGTGACGAGAACGGCCAGGAATGGGCCGCCGCCTTCTCCATGAACGGGACGGACACGGTCGAGTCGGTCCTCGCGCAGTCCCAGGCGGTCGCCGAACGCACCGCGGAGGTCCTCGCCGCCCTCCCCGATCTCGACGCCTCGCAGCCGCTGCCCGAGGCACCCTGGTTCCCGCCGGGCGCCCGGTGGACGGCCCGCCGCGTGTTCATCCACCTCATCGCCGAGACCGCCCAGCACGCCGGGCACGCGGACATCATCCGCGAGGCCATCGACGGCGCGAAGAGCATGGGCTGA
- a CDS encoding sensor histidine kinase produces the protein MLTDAGLAHLRRSNPAAGMVLQRYAARGIVLQVVLRILLVVFCVATLVMLPPAVDAPWSFTLAGLYAVLTAVSSVWLLRGRVSALRRGWLVLYLDLVALTAITLSTVPSAVDTWTSDVLVRGLFVLPVLAATQLRPGLCAGVGVPTVLVHLGITLAIRPIDDEPWQSIALRTVAVSAVVVAAVGLSRIQRFRFQGLAALVAERVALLTEITTLEQRERRLLAENLHDGALQYILAARGDLEDLVDGDASAATRVDEALRTSATLLRDTVSGLHPAVLEQAGLAAALPALVDAAGARGDLDARLDTTGWPTHERTDLDGLLYGCARELITNVVKHSGAHHLTVTLARVGNLARLTVTDDGTGLDPAVAERRVAQGHIGLASRRAHLEAAGGSLTIRPAVPTGTVVDVTAPFAA, from the coding sequence GTGCTGACCGACGCGGGGCTGGCCCACCTGCGCCGCAGCAACCCGGCGGCCGGGATGGTCCTCCAACGGTACGCGGCCCGCGGCATCGTCCTGCAGGTGGTGCTGCGGATCCTGCTCGTGGTGTTCTGCGTGGCCACCCTGGTGATGCTGCCGCCCGCGGTGGACGCCCCGTGGTCGTTCACCCTGGCCGGCCTGTACGCGGTGCTGACCGCGGTGAGCTCGGTCTGGCTGCTCCGGGGCCGGGTGTCCGCGCTGCGCCGCGGCTGGCTCGTCCTCTATCTCGATCTCGTCGCGCTCACCGCCATCACGCTGTCCACCGTGCCGTCGGCGGTGGACACCTGGACGTCCGACGTGCTGGTCCGCGGACTGTTCGTGCTGCCCGTGCTGGCCGCCACCCAGCTGCGTCCCGGTCTCTGCGCGGGGGTCGGCGTGCCGACCGTCCTGGTCCACCTGGGCATCACCCTGGCGATCCGGCCCATCGACGACGAGCCGTGGCAGTCGATCGCGCTGCGAACGGTCGCGGTCAGCGCCGTCGTCGTCGCCGCGGTCGGGCTCTCCCGCATCCAGCGGTTCCGCTTCCAGGGGCTCGCCGCTCTGGTCGCCGAACGGGTCGCGCTGCTGACCGAGATCACCACCCTGGAGCAACGGGAACGGCGCCTGCTGGCCGAGAACCTGCACGACGGCGCCCTGCAGTACATCCTCGCCGCCCGGGGCGACCTGGAGGACCTGGTGGACGGCGACGCGTCCGCCGCGACCCGGGTGGACGAAGCCCTGCGGACCTCGGCCACCCTGTTGCGCGACACCGTCAGCGGCCTGCACCCGGCCGTACTGGAACAGGCGGGCCTGGCCGCGGCCCTGCCCGCCCTGGTCGACGCGGCCGGCGCACGCGGGGACCTGGACGCCCGCCTGGACACCACCGGTTGGCCCACCCACGAACGGACCGACCTGGACGGTCTGCTCTACGGCTGCGCCCGGGAGCTCATCACCAACGTGGTCAAGCACTCCGGCGCCCACCACCTGACGGTGACCCTGGCTCGCGTCGGGAACCTCGCCCGGCTGACGGTGACCGACGACGGCACCGGCCTGGACCCGGCGGTGGCCGAACGCCGGGTCGCGCAGGGCCACATCGGGCTCGCCTCGCGCCGGGCCCACCTCGAGGCGGCCGGGGGTTCGCTGACCATCCGGCCGGCCGTGCCCACCGGCACCGTCGTCGACGTCACGGCGCCGTTCGCGGCGTGA
- a CDS encoding MFS transporter, which yields MSTNTAQLDPEGTATSTATVARHADDRHPDDRASRAHGRRWWVLGIAALAQLIVVLDATIVNIALPTAQGALGFSNDSRQWLITGYALAFGALLLIGGRLSDLFGRRLMFTIGLIGFAAASALGGAAASFEVLLTARGLQGVFGALIAPAALSLLTVTFTDSRERARAFAVFGAVAGSGGALGLILGGALTEYASWRWCMFVNVPLAALAVIGAAVFLPRQVKAAVKPGFDVPGSIVIVLGLVSLVYGLAQAETKGWSSAVTLGFTLAGIALIGVFGVIETKVAHPLLPIRILRDRTRGGAYAAVAVVGAGMFAVFLFLTYYMSATLQFTPLQTGFAFLPMIGGIMVSVQLTPAFVSRIGAKVPVTVGMLVAAAGMLYLTRLDLDSTYVAHILPGLIVMGLGIGAVMGTAFGAATLGVDPVDAGVASAVVNTVQQIGGSVGTAVLSAVSAAAATAYLTENGTSPAAAAQAAMDSYTTAFWWAAGIFTLGAVVCGALLRHGAVAVDPDAPKVVAH from the coding sequence ATGTCCACGAACACCGCTCAGCTCGACCCGGAAGGGACAGCGACCTCGACGGCGACCGTCGCCCGTCATGCCGACGACCGACACCCCGACGACCGGGCGTCCCGCGCCCACGGCCGCCGCTGGTGGGTGCTCGGCATCGCCGCGCTCGCCCAGTTGATCGTCGTCCTCGACGCCACCATCGTGAACATCGCGCTGCCCACGGCGCAGGGCGCCCTCGGCTTCTCCAACGACAGCCGGCAGTGGCTGATCACCGGGTACGCCCTGGCCTTCGGTGCCCTGCTGCTGATCGGTGGGCGGCTCAGCGATCTCTTCGGTCGGCGCCTCATGTTCACCATCGGGCTGATCGGCTTCGCCGCCGCGTCCGCGCTCGGTGGGGCCGCCGCCAGCTTCGAGGTGCTGCTCACCGCGCGCGGTCTGCAGGGTGTGTTCGGCGCCCTGATCGCCCCGGCCGCGCTGTCCCTGCTCACCGTCACCTTCACCGACTCCAGGGAGCGGGCCCGGGCGTTCGCCGTCTTCGGTGCCGTGGCCGGCAGCGGTGGCGCCCTCGGTCTGATCCTGGGTGGCGCACTGACCGAGTACGCGTCGTGGCGCTGGTGCATGTTCGTCAACGTCCCGCTCGCGGCCCTGGCCGTGATCGGCGCCGCGGTGTTCCTGCCCAGGCAGGTCAAGGCCGCGGTCAAGCCCGGCTTCGACGTGCCCGGCAGCATCGTCATCGTGCTGGGTCTGGTGTCCCTGGTCTACGGGCTGGCCCAGGCGGAGACGAAGGGCTGGTCCAGCGCGGTCACCCTCGGCTTCACCCTCGCCGGCATCGCCCTCATCGGCGTGTTCGGCGTCATCGAGACGAAGGTGGCGCACCCGCTGCTGCCGATCCGCATCCTGCGTGACCGGACCCGCGGTGGCGCCTACGCCGCGGTGGCCGTGGTCGGTGCGGGCATGTTCGCGGTGTTCCTGTTCCTGACCTACTACATGTCGGCCACGCTGCAGTTCACGCCGTTGCAGACCGGCTTCGCCTTCCTGCCGATGATCGGCGGGATCATGGTGTCGGTCCAGCTGACCCCGGCGTTCGTGAGCCGCATCGGCGCCAAGGTCCCGGTCACCGTCGGCATGCTGGTCGCTGCCGCCGGCATGCTCTACCTGACCCGGCTCGACCTGGACAGCACCTACGTGGCGCACATCCTCCCCGGGCTGATCGTCATGGGTCTGGGCATCGGCGCCGTCATGGGTACGGCCTTCGGCGCCGCCACCCTCGGCGTCGACCCGGTCGACGCCGGTGTCGCCAGCGCCGTGGTCAACACGGTCCAGCAGATCGGTGGTTCCGTGGGCACCGCGGTGCTCAGTGCGGTCTCCGCCGCCGCGGCCACCGCCTACCTCACCGAGAACGGCACCTCCCCGGCCGCGGCCGCGCAGGCGGCGATGGACAGCTACACCACCGCGTTCTGGTGGGCCGCGGGCATCTTCACCCTCGGCGCGGTCGTCTGCGGGGCGCTGCTCCGCCACGGCGCCGTCGCCGTCGATCCCGACGCCCCGAAGGTCGTCGCGCACTGA
- a CDS encoding response regulator, which yields MRAGNELVTACVIDDHPFFRDGVARGLANSGRIRVIGEAEDGVAGLELIRAELPDVAVVDQQMPRMDGVELTRVVTRDKLRTRVLLLSAVTDSAVVFRALEEGAAGYLSKDARRSEIVAAVVDVAAGRTVVPPELAAGLVDQIRRQGSRPALVLSERERQVLVGFAAGRSIPALAKELFLEPSTVKTHTQRLYEKLGVSDRAAAVAEAMRQGLLE from the coding sequence ATGCGAGCTGGCAACGAACTCGTCACCGCCTGCGTGATCGACGACCACCCGTTCTTCCGGGACGGGGTCGCGCGGGGTCTGGCGAACAGCGGCCGCATCCGGGTGATCGGTGAGGCCGAGGACGGTGTGGCCGGGCTGGAGCTGATCCGGGCCGAGCTGCCCGATGTCGCCGTGGTCGACCAGCAGATGCCGCGGATGGACGGGGTGGAGCTCACCCGGGTCGTCACCCGCGACAAGCTGCGCACCCGGGTGCTGCTGCTCTCCGCCGTGACCGACAGCGCCGTGGTCTTCCGCGCCCTCGAGGAGGGCGCGGCCGGTTACCTGTCCAAGGACGCTCGCCGCAGCGAGATCGTCGCCGCGGTGGTCGATGTCGCGGCCGGTCGGACGGTCGTGCCGCCCGAGCTGGCCGCCGGGCTCGTCGACCAGATCCGTCGGCAGGGCTCCCGGCCGGCCCTGGTGCTCAGCGAACGCGAGCGGCAGGTGCTCGTCGGGTTCGCCGCCGGTCGGAGCATCCCCGCGCTGGCCAAGGAACTCTTCCTCGAACCGAGCACGGTCAAGACCCACACCCAGCGCCTGTACGAGAAGCTCGGCGTCTCCGACCGGGCGGCGGCGGTCGCCGAGGCGATGCGTCAGGGTCTGCTGGAGTGA
- a CDS encoding TetR/AcrR family transcriptional regulator → MTADASTDAGPRPLRADAERNRRLILQVAAQVFAEKGLDAGFDEIARRAGVGAGTVYRRFPHRDQLIEALLADRLDELAGLAERAVENPDAWVGLVEFLDRSIGLQIEDRGLRESMEVSGRWSECSVDLKGRLVRALRLVLARAQEQGRVRPDVGITDLGVIATMVSSVHDPEQPELWRRYLAVFLDGLCTRRDDPTPLPLAAPSEHFYTRFRD, encoded by the coding sequence ATGACCGCCGACGCCAGCACCGATGCCGGCCCGCGCCCGTTGCGCGCCGACGCCGAGCGCAACCGCAGGCTGATCCTTCAGGTGGCCGCCCAGGTCTTCGCCGAGAAGGGCCTGGACGCCGGCTTCGACGAGATCGCCCGCCGCGCCGGTGTGGGCGCCGGGACGGTCTACCGGCGGTTCCCGCATCGCGACCAGCTGATCGAGGCCCTGCTCGCCGATCGGTTGGACGAACTCGCCGGACTGGCCGAACGCGCTGTGGAGAATCCGGACGCCTGGGTCGGTCTCGTCGAGTTCCTGGATCGCAGCATCGGCCTGCAGATCGAGGACCGGGGTCTGCGCGAGTCGATGGAGGTCTCCGGCCGGTGGTCGGAGTGCTCGGTGGATCTCAAGGGCCGACTGGTCCGGGCCCTGCGGCTGGTGCTCGCCCGGGCGCAGGAACAGGGACGGGTCCGCCCCGACGTGGGGATCACCGACCTCGGCGTGATCGCCACCATGGTCAGCTCGGTCCACGATCCCGAGCAGCCCGAGCTCTGGCGCCGCTACCTCGCCGTCTTCCTCGACGGGCTGTGCACCCGGCGCGACGACCCCACGCCACTGCCCCTGGCCGCTCCGTCCGAGCACTTCTACACCCGCTTCCGCGACTGA